The following proteins are encoded in a genomic region of Neomicrococcus aestuarii:
- a CDS encoding cupin domain-containing protein: MTSIRLPATSTVQQDDANARVTQWRFEPHTETKRHVHETDYIVVPVTSGELTIETPDALRHKFQIEAGQSYTRPAGVEHNVANDTDEVIIFVEIELKK; this comes from the coding sequence ATGACGAGTATTCGACTTCCAGCAACCTCAACGGTGCAACAAGATGACGCGAACGCGCGCGTCACGCAGTGGCGCTTCGAACCTCACACGGAGACGAAGCGGCACGTGCATGAGACCGACTACATCGTGGTTCCCGTAACGAGCGGCGAGCTCACCATCGAAACCCCTGACGCGCTCCGCCATAAGTTCCAAATCGAGGCCGGCCAGTCCTACACGCGGCCTGCTGGGGTGGAGCACAACGTTGCCAATGACACTGATGAAGTCATCATCTTCGTGGAGATAGAGCTCAAGAAATAG
- the pgm gene encoding phosphoglucomutase (alpha-D-glucose-1,6-bisphosphate-dependent) → MSQNRAGTRALPEDLIDVDAVVSAYYDVHPDPSEPTQRVAFGTSGHRGSSLKTSFNEDHILAITQAIVDYRRGQGITGPLFLGKDTHALSDPAQDSALEVLAANDVTVLWESDGDYAPTPAVSFAILSYNADPAHTSQADGIIITPSHNPPADGGFKYNPPHGGPADSDATSWIARRANELIEGKLAEVERVPLAQAKLSDGVVHHDFRAPYVNALPEVLNISAIKDAGIRIGADPMGGASVDYWGAIAEHHHLNLTVVNPLVDPRWSFMTLDWDEKIRMDCSSPHAMASLIGQKDKFDIATGNDADSDRHGIVTPDGGLMNPNHYLSVAIDYLYRNRTSWPQDAGVGKTLVSSSMIDRVAAGLGRKLVEVPVGFKWFVPGFLDGTGVFGGEESAGASFVRFDGRPWSTDKDGILLALLASEIQAVTGQSPSQLYRGLTEKYGEPAYARIDAAATVDQKARLGKLSPSDVTADQLAGETITAKLTEAPGNGASIGGLKVTTENAWFAARPSGTEDVYKIYAESFKGAEHLAEVQRDAKAIVDSVLAE, encoded by the coding sequence ATGAGCCAGAATCGTGCGGGCACTCGTGCCCTTCCAGAAGATCTCATCGATGTTGATGCAGTAGTTTCTGCCTACTACGACGTTCACCCGGATCCTTCAGAACCCACCCAGCGCGTGGCGTTCGGAACCTCGGGACACCGCGGGTCCTCCTTGAAGACCAGCTTCAACGAAGACCACATCTTGGCCATCACCCAGGCGATCGTCGACTACCGCCGCGGTCAAGGCATCACCGGGCCGCTCTTTTTGGGCAAAGACACGCACGCGCTCTCCGACCCCGCGCAAGACAGTGCCCTAGAAGTTCTTGCCGCGAATGACGTCACGGTTCTCTGGGAGAGCGACGGCGACTACGCACCGACTCCCGCCGTGTCCTTCGCGATCCTCAGCTACAACGCCGACCCCGCACACACCTCGCAAGCGGACGGCATCATCATCACCCCCAGCCACAACCCCCCAGCTGACGGTGGCTTCAAGTACAACCCTCCTCACGGCGGCCCTGCGGATTCGGACGCCACGTCCTGGATTGCCCGCCGCGCCAACGAACTGATCGAGGGCAAGCTCGCTGAAGTAGAGCGAGTGCCGCTGGCTCAGGCGAAGCTGAGCGACGGCGTCGTACACCATGATTTCCGGGCCCCGTATGTCAATGCGCTGCCGGAAGTACTCAACATTTCCGCGATCAAGGACGCCGGAATCCGCATTGGCGCGGACCCGATGGGCGGCGCATCCGTGGATTATTGGGGCGCGATTGCCGAGCATCACCACCTCAACCTGACAGTGGTCAATCCGCTCGTGGATCCGCGCTGGTCCTTCATGACGCTGGACTGGGACGAGAAGATCCGCATGGACTGCTCCAGCCCGCACGCCATGGCGAGCCTGATTGGGCAGAAGGACAAGTTCGATATCGCCACCGGTAACGACGCCGACTCGGACCGGCACGGCATCGTCACTCCGGATGGTGGGCTCATGAACCCCAACCACTACTTGTCCGTGGCGATCGATTACTTGTACCGCAACCGGACGTCCTGGCCGCAGGATGCGGGCGTGGGAAAGACCTTGGTGTCCTCCTCCATGATTGACCGCGTGGCCGCCGGTTTGGGCCGCAAGCTCGTGGAAGTTCCCGTGGGCTTCAAGTGGTTTGTTCCCGGATTCCTTGATGGGACCGGCGTTTTTGGCGGCGAAGAATCCGCCGGCGCGAGCTTTGTCCGCTTTGACGGCCGCCCGTGGTCTACGGATAAGGACGGCATCTTGCTAGCGCTCTTGGCGTCCGAAATTCAGGCCGTCACGGGCCAGTCCCCCAGCCAGCTCTACCGCGGCCTGACGGAGAAATATGGCGAGCCTGCCTACGCTCGCATCGACGCTGCCGCCACGGTGGATCAGAAGGCGCGATTGGGTAAGTTGAGCCCCTCAGACGTCACCGCCGACCAGCTCGCGGGCGAGACCATCACGGCCAAACTCACTGAGGCGCCCGGAAACGGCGCGTCCATTGGCGGCTTGAAGGTGACCACCGAGAACGCATGGTTTGCCGCGCGGCCGTCCGGCACAGAGGACGTCTACAAGATCTACGCGGAGTCCTTCAAGGGCGCCGAGCACTTAGCTGAGGTCCAGCGTGACGCCAAAGCGATCGTGGATTCGGTGTTGGCGGAGTAG
- a CDS encoding aldehyde dehydrogenase family protein → MKYDDAAQDRTLASGHETREDSVADETPIETELAPIHEEAEASPEEVELDVVPEATKHLGVAETVAHLREGARERIAVTRKFRAAQLKAFERMMSRHESDFVTALAQDLGKSAVEARLTELSMVRNEVKLAQLYLTEWMGAQHQRMPIAFQPAVAKVEPQPLGLVLIMGPWNYPVNNLLIPLVSAIAAGNCAVIKPSENAPTVSALLERLVPQYLDHRAVAVVTGGADVAAELLEQKWDHIFFTGSERIGRKVYAAAAQQLTPVTLELGGKCPVVVVDGNWPAIARRIAFAKFTNAGQTCVAPDYVLAVGRAADELEKHLPRAIAEFYGKDPSSSKDFGRIVNESHVDRLAGYLADGDVVAGGIVDRAHRYVAPTILKNVDPASPVMQEEIFGPILPIIRVANVDEAIDFIGNRSDPLAAYLFSERPRLHAIFEDHVRAGSIGIGVAILQTGVTNLPFGGVGNSGTGNYHGKYGFDTFSQLRPTLAKTTMVDTLKPVYPPYGWAKSTMVKRAL, encoded by the coding sequence ATGAAGTACGACGACGCAGCTCAAGACCGCACCCTGGCTTCCGGACACGAAACCCGCGAGGATAGCGTGGCCGATGAGACGCCAATCGAAACGGAGCTGGCGCCCATCCACGAAGAGGCAGAAGCCTCACCGGAGGAAGTGGAGCTAGACGTTGTCCCCGAGGCCACCAAGCATTTGGGCGTCGCGGAGACCGTCGCGCACTTGCGCGAAGGAGCCCGCGAACGCATCGCCGTGACTCGCAAGTTCCGGGCCGCGCAGCTCAAGGCGTTCGAACGGATGATGAGCCGGCACGAATCAGACTTCGTTACTGCTTTAGCCCAGGATCTTGGGAAGTCCGCCGTGGAAGCCCGACTCACGGAGCTGAGCATGGTCCGCAACGAGGTCAAGCTCGCGCAGTTGTACTTAACCGAGTGGATGGGTGCGCAGCATCAGCGCATGCCGATCGCCTTCCAGCCGGCCGTCGCCAAGGTAGAGCCGCAGCCGTTGGGGCTAGTGCTGATCATGGGGCCGTGGAACTATCCGGTGAACAACCTGCTCATCCCGCTGGTCTCCGCGATTGCCGCGGGAAACTGTGCGGTGATCAAGCCGTCAGAAAACGCGCCCACCGTGAGCGCTTTGCTCGAGCGTTTGGTTCCGCAGTATCTGGACCACCGTGCGGTTGCCGTCGTGACTGGCGGCGCCGACGTTGCCGCGGAACTTCTCGAGCAGAAGTGGGATCACATCTTCTTCACCGGTAGCGAGCGCATTGGCCGGAAGGTCTACGCGGCTGCCGCGCAGCAGCTCACGCCCGTCACCCTTGAACTCGGCGGTAAATGCCCTGTGGTGGTGGTTGACGGAAACTGGCCGGCGATTGCTCGGCGCATCGCTTTCGCGAAGTTCACCAACGCCGGCCAGACCTGTGTGGCGCCGGACTATGTGCTTGCCGTGGGGCGAGCTGCGGATGAGTTGGAAAAGCACTTGCCGCGGGCCATCGCCGAGTTCTATGGCAAGGATCCGAGCTCCTCAAAGGACTTCGGACGGATTGTGAACGAATCCCATGTGGACCGTCTCGCCGGGTATTTGGCGGACGGCGACGTGGTGGCTGGTGGAATCGTGGACCGCGCACATCGCTATGTGGCGCCTACCATTCTGAAGAATGTTGATCCGGCATCGCCGGTGATGCAAGAGGAGATCTTTGGGCCCATCTTGCCGATCATTCGTGTGGCGAACGTGGACGAGGCCATCGATTTCATTGGCAACCGCTCCGATCCTCTCGCAGCCTACTTGTTCTCCGAGCGGCCTCGTTTGCATGCGATCTTCGAGGATCACGTGCGCGCCGGCAGTATCGGAATTGGTGTGGCGATCCTGCAAACTGGCGTGACGAATCTGCCGTTTGGCGGCGTTGGAAACTCGGGCACGGGCAACTATCACGGCAAATATGGGTTCGACACGTTCTCCCAGCTACGACCCACTTTGGCGAAGACCACCATGGTGGATACGCTCAAGCCGGTTTATCCGCCGTATGGATGGGCTAAATCCACCATGGTGAAGCGCGCTTTGTAG
- a CDS encoding uracil-xanthine permease family protein yields MNERNALGFGWTLHGDGKTIRPGSVVAPDERLSWPLTASIGVQHIMAMFGATVLVPTLTGFPVTTTILFTGVGTLLFLLITQGKVPSYLGSSFAFIAPIGAAMNQHGIGGALGGLVMSGVALFLVGLIVQKSGVGWIHALMPPVVMGTIVAAIGLNLASATTTAMQEVPLTTFVTLAAVVISAVLFKGMLGRLSILVGIVVGYIVALLQGQVDFTPVAEAGWVGLPPFHLPEFHASLLPLFLPVVLVLVAENIGHVKTVALMTGRDLDGSYGRALMSDGVATALAGSFGGSGTTTYAENIGVMASSRVYSTAAYWVAGSVAILLAFLPKFGALISTIPAGVSGGAGIVLYGMIGIMGARLWVQNEVDFSNPINLMTAGSGLIIAIANPVLTLGGAQYGGIALGTAATLLIFHVMRAIARARGTEPTAIAEDSGVNPGKLG; encoded by the coding sequence GTGAATGAACGCAACGCACTGGGATTCGGTTGGACACTGCACGGGGATGGGAAAACCATTCGCCCGGGATCGGTGGTGGCACCGGACGAACGTCTGAGCTGGCCGCTGACGGCGAGCATCGGCGTGCAGCACATCATGGCGATGTTTGGCGCCACGGTGTTGGTGCCTACGCTGACCGGCTTCCCCGTGACCACCACCATTCTCTTCACGGGTGTGGGCACGTTGCTCTTCCTTTTGATCACGCAGGGCAAGGTGCCGAGCTACCTCGGTTCGTCCTTCGCGTTCATCGCCCCCATTGGCGCGGCCATGAATCAGCACGGGATTGGCGGTGCGCTCGGCGGATTGGTCATGTCCGGCGTGGCGCTGTTCTTGGTGGGATTGATTGTTCAGAAATCCGGTGTGGGTTGGATTCACGCTCTCATGCCGCCGGTGGTGATGGGCACGATCGTGGCTGCGATCGGGCTGAATTTGGCCTCCGCCACCACCACCGCCATGCAGGAAGTCCCTCTGACCACGTTCGTGACGCTGGCCGCCGTGGTCATTTCTGCCGTGCTTTTCAAGGGCATGCTGGGCCGTTTGTCCATCCTGGTGGGCATTGTGGTGGGTTACATCGTGGCGCTGTTGCAGGGTCAGGTGGACTTCACGCCCGTGGCCGAGGCCGGCTGGGTGGGCCTTCCGCCGTTCCATTTGCCCGAGTTCCACGCGAGCTTGTTGCCACTGTTCCTTCCCGTGGTGTTGGTGTTGGTTGCCGAGAATATCGGTCACGTGAAGACGGTGGCCCTGATGACGGGCCGGGATCTGGATGGTAGCTACGGACGGGCTTTGATGTCCGACGGCGTGGCCACGGCTCTCGCAGGAAGCTTCGGCGGATCCGGAACTACTACATACGCCGAGAACATTGGGGTCATGGCTTCCTCGAGGGTTTACTCTACCGCGGCTTACTGGGTTGCGGGCTCGGTGGCCATTTTGCTTGCGTTCTTGCCAAAGTTCGGCGCGCTCATCTCGACGATTCCAGCGGGCGTTTCCGGCGGTGCCGGCATTGTGCTGTACGGAATGATCGGCATCATGGGTGCACGCTTGTGGGTGCAGAATGAGGTGGACTTCTCCAACCCCATTAACCTCATGACGGCCGGATCTGGCCTGATTATTGCCATCGCCAATCCAGTACTCACCCTCGGTGGAGCGCAATACGGTGGCATCGCTCTTGGAACCGCGGCAACGCTTCTCATCTTCCACGTCATGCGAGCCATCGCTCGAGCACGCGGCACGGAGCCAACTGCCATTGCTGAGGACTCAGGAGTAAATCCGGGCAAGCTCGGCTAA